The Sphaerochaeta sp. sequence TTGGAGTACGGACCCGCGCCGGGATAATAGCTGTGTTGTAATGCTGTGCCAGTTCCTGATAGGACTGGATTAATACCGGCTCATACTTGTCGCTCTGCTTCCGGTTCGTCGCTGTTGGAGCATTATCCGGAACCAGAATCGGCGTTACACCACCGAAAAACTCATACATGTGGACATGTGCTGTGATCCAGGCGCGTTCCTTCTCGTTGATGAAAGCTTCTACGAAGGCGTACTGACTGTAGGTCATTACGCCGACAAAGATCCACGCCTTTGTGATTTCGCCAGTGTACGGATCGATAATCTCGGCAGGATCTCCGGCCCAATCAACCTCGATCTGTTCGCCGGGCTTTCTGGGAAGGTGCATTGTGGCGTTCCGCTTCTGCTCGTTCTGCTGGATGTGATAACAGAACTGGGAATACATGAGCGGATCATCGCCGGCAGTCTTGCAGTCCTCAAGGTATTCCGTCCAAAGGAGCTTTTTGTTGACGCCGTTGCGGAGCAGTTCCTTCCGGATGTAGTCATAATCCGGCATCCGTTTCGTGCTTGTCGACGATAGAGCCTTTGGGAACATCACCCGTTGAAGCTCAGCGTCGGTGTAACTTTCGTCCAACGGCCAGCTGAGAGATAACTCTTTAGCCCGGCGCCGGACATCAATGATGGTGTGTTGCGAGACCTGCAGACTGGCTGCAATTTCACGCAGTGTTAGCCCTAAGGCTGATAGCCTCAGGATTTCGCGATACTTGGTCATAAGTGACCCTCCTTATAATGAATTTGCATCTGGATTGATGCTTAAAATCATTATAAGGATTGCTTCCCTTATGACCGGAATAATGCTTCCCAATTACCCGGAACCATGCTTCCCAAAGTCCGGACAGGTGCTATCGGGGAGCCCGTAATCTTCAGCCAAGGTTTTAGAGTAAGGTAATTCTTGATTGATGTCGAACTCTCAATGTGGGGTAATTCAGTGCACATCTGTTTTAGAGTAAGGTAATTCTTGATTGATGTTAATAGATGGACTAAAAAGGGTGACTTTGCGTGTGCTACCAAAAAGGCACTCCCCTGGGGAAGTGCCTGAAGAGCGCCCTACGGGAGTCGAACCCGCTTCTTAAGCTTGGAAGGCTTAGGTAATACCATTATACGAAAGGCGCTTGATGTATTTGCACTCATACTTATAAAGAAAAACCGGGCTCCCGTCAAGGGGCGTTTTGCTGTCTTCCGGTTGACTACGGGGTTTATTCCCAAGTAGAGTGTTGCTGCAAGGAAGGATGTGTATGGGACTACGTGGTGAAGTGTTTTCCTCGAAACTGGTGAAAAATGACAGGACGTACTTCTTCAATGTGAAGGAGAACATCTATGGTGATATGTTCCTGAATATCGTGGAGAGCAAGGGAACCCCTGACGAGGGGCGTTTCATCCGGCAATCCGTCATCGTCTACCAGGAAGATCTGGGCGAGTTCGTCAAGGAACTGCAGAAAAGCATTGATTACATCAAAATGCATGATACGGCAACCGGTCCGTATCCGTTGGAACGAAGACCGTTGGACAAAGACGGTTCGCCAAAACCCAGGCTTGTCGTCAAGGCGGTGCGCCGAGCGGATGAACCTCCGACAGAAGACAAGCAATCAGAATAGATTCGTATCGCTCTGGTGATGCAGATGAAAGGACCTGCGGTGGATCGGGCAGAACCCGAATTCCCGCAGGTTTTTTTTATGGAGCGCCGTCGGATATCCTTTGTGGATGGCAAATCCGTACTGGGGCCATTTTTTGTCGGCATCGTCCATAAATCGGTCACGGGCTTCCTTGGCCAGAATGGAGGCGGCCATGATTGCCGGCTCCTTGGCGTCTCCTTTGACAATGGTGATCACCGGGCAGGGAAGCGGAGGTTTCCGGTTCCCGTCCACCAGGGCCAAGGTGACCTCTGCCTGCGTTGCGAGTTTTTGGTACGCCCTCTCCATGGCGAGAAATGTCGCCTGCAGGATGTTGATCCGGTCGATCTCCTCGTTGCTGGCCCATCCGATGGCCCAGAGGGCCTGTTCCTTGATGACGGTTTCCGCCTTTTGCCGTTGGAGGTGGGTAAGTTTCTTGGAATCGTTCAGGATTTGGATGGGAAAGTGGGGAGGGAGGATCACCGCGGCGGCGCACACCGGACCGGCAAGCGGTCCCCGGCCCGCCTCATCGATGCCGCAGGTATGAAGCGGATCGTTGCTTTGGAGGGGGAAGAGTTCTTCCTGCTGATTCTTGCGTCCCATAAAAGAAACGGTATATACTTGCGCTATCGTGCGTCAAGGATGGTGGAATGTTTCTCAAGTGTCTTGATCTCCAAGGATTCAAATCGTTTGCCGACAAAACGCATCTTGACTTCACCGATGGGATCACCAGTTTGCTTGGGCCCAACGGGTGCGGCAAGAGCAACATCGTTGACGCCATCAAATGGGTGTTGGGGGAGCAGTCCACCAAAACCCTCCGTGCCGGACGCATGGAGGATGTGATCTTCAACGGAACGGACAAACGCAAGCCGCTTCCGTTCGCAGAAGTGGCGCTTACCATCAACAACGAAAACCATGAGCTTCCCAACGACGCGACGGAGATCGAGATCAAGCGGAGGATTTTCCGTGACGGGAATTCCAACGAGTATTTCATCAACCGCCAGCAGTGCAAACTCTCCGACATCCGGGCTTTGTTCTTTGACACGGGAGTCGGAAAAAGCGCGTATTCCATTCTGGAACAAGGAAAGATCGACCAGATCCTGACCAAATCCCCGGAAGAACGCCGGTCGATCTTCGAGGAAGCCGCCGGTATTTCAAGATTCAAGGCGGAAAGCATCGAGGCGGAACGAAAACTGGAGAAGGCCAACGAGAACATCGCCCAGGTCGAGTCGATCCTGAAGGACACCAAACGGACCTATGAAACCCGCAAGACCCAGGCGGAGAAAGCCATCAAGGCACGGGCTCTGAAGGCGGAACAGTTCAGCCTGGAAGTGGACATCAGCCTGGGAACGGTGCAGTCCTATCTGAAGCTGAAGGATTCGTACCATGAGGAATTGAACAAACTGCAGCTCCAGTTCCAACAGATGCAGGACAAGACCAAACAGGATGCTGAAACGATGAACGCACTGCAGGATGAAATGAAATCCCATGCGGGAAAACGGGTAGCCATCCAGATCCAGATGAAAGGTATCGAAGAGGCGCAGAAGGGCAGGGACGAGAAACTTGACCTGCTCACCCAACGCTTTCGGGAATTCTGCCGGCAGAAGGACCAAAGCCTGCAGAAAGCCGATGAATACAAGGAAAAGATTGACCGGGACACGGAAGTCCTGGACGACAAGAAAGACGCCCTCCAGGATGTGGAGGACAAGCTGTCCACCATCGACGAGGATATCCGCAAAAACATCGAGGCGCTGGATAAAACCAAACAGACCATCGCTGATATCGAAAGCAAGATTACAGAGGAAGAGCGAAACGGACTGAAGCTCAACGAACAGCTTGAGGCGTTGCAACGGGAAGTAGGAGAGCTGACCGATGTCATCGTGGTGCAATTGGACGCCAAGCTGAAGGAATCGGGATACCGGACGGACGAGAAGATCAAGGCGCGGGATGCGTTCGTCCAGAAACTTGCCGCCATCAAAAAATCGGTGGATGAACGCTCTGCGTTCCTTTCCCGCCTGGGTGGAGCCGACCTTTCGTTCCAGACGCTCGCCTCCCAGGAGCAGACGTTCCAGAAGAATCTGCTTGCCGCGTTGCAGGATGCCTCTTCGTTGTTTGACCAGTATGTCTCCCATGAACCGACGTTCCTGGATGATCTGGTGGCCCCGGAAGGGATCATCACCAAAAAGCACCAGTTGGATGGCAACATCGAGCAGATGCGTCGCCAGATCGGAGACGGCAGGGACAAGATGAGCCAGTTGCAGCAAGAGCAACAGCGTCTTTCCCAGTCCGTCGTTTCGTTCCAGGAAGCCATCAACCAGCAGAACTACTCCAAGATCGCCTTGCAGGGACAAAAAAACACCCTCACCGAGATGATCAACCAGATGGGCAAGACCATCATGGAGGAGCAGTACTACTACGATGACCTGATCAACGCCAGCAAGAACGCCGAGAACAGCATTTATGACACGCAGGACAGCATCCGGTCGGTGGAAGAAGCGTACAAGACTGCCAAGGAAGAGATGGAGGATCTGAACGTCCGGCTGGAAGAGGAAGTGTCCGCCGTGGAAAAGGTGCAGAAATCGATCCGGGATATGCAGGAAGCACAGTCTGAGTCAGCCCACGCCCTGCAGGATGTTTTCCAGAAACAGTCTGATCTGAAAGGCCGGATCGCCGGGACGGATGACGCACTGAACGGTGTCTACACCTCCTTCTTCACAACGTATGGGAAGAGTCTGAAGGAATACGAGAACCGGTTGGGGCAGACGATCGAGGAATATGCCGTGTTACAGAACCGGCTCACCTCGGTGAAAAAAGAACTGGAGGGACTGGGGAACATCAACCAGATGGCCGAGGATGAGTTCAACGAAGTGAAGAGCCAGTATGACTTCCTCTCCTCCCAGCTTGCCGACCTGAACAAGGCGAAAGCGGATCTCGTCGGGGTCGTGCAGGACATCAAGACACGAAGCGCCGACTTGTTCAATGAGACGTACAAACAGATATCCGCCAATTTCCAGGATATGTTCCGCCGTCTGTTCGGTGGTGGACGAGCGGAACTGAAACTGGTGCCGCCGGAGCAAAAGCCAGGAAAGGAAGGAGAGGAGCAGGAAGAAGAGAAGCCTCTCTCCGAAGCGGAGCAGAAACTGAAGGAAGCGGATGATATCCTGGAAAGCGGCATTGACATCTTCGCCCAGCCTCCTGGGAAAAAACTGGTGTCGTTGTCCCTGCTCTCCGGTGGGGAGCGGTCGATGACCGCCGTGGCGCTGTTGTTCGCCACCTACATCGTCAAGCCTTCCCCGTTCTGCATTCTGGATGAGATCGACGCGGCGTTGGATGACCGGAACATCGGCAACTTCCTCACCGTGCTGCAGGGCTTCGCCCAGACCAGCCAGTTCATCATCATCACCCACAACAAGCACACCGTCCTGGGCTCGTCCTCCATGCTGGGCGTCACCCAGATCGAGGCAGGAGTGTCCACCACGGTCAGCTACCGTCTGGCGAAGGAAGCGGGAAAGCCGGTGATTCTGGACGACAACTCCAACAAGGTCGATTTCACCGATGATGGAGTGCGGAAATAATGCGTAACCTTGACACCACAATACGGTCTACGGTATAAGTCAACAGGATAGGAAGAGGTATGTTCGAAGCCATTAGTGAAACATTTTCCGGCATTCTCCGCTCCATGGCGGGGAAATCAAAGATCACGGAGAAGAACGTCGAGGACGCGGTAGAAGAGATCAAAGTGGCGTTGCTTGACGCCGATGTCAACCTTCACGTGGTACGCCGGTTCATCAATGGCACCCTTGAGGAAGCGAAAGGGGAGAAAGTCCTTAAGGCGGTCAATCCTGGCCAGCAGTTCGTCAAGATCGTCTACGACAAGATGGTCGCACTGCTTTCCGATCCCCAGGGACAGGACCTGCTTTTGAAAGGACCGGATACCACCACCGTCATTCTGATGATGGGGCTCCAGGGGTCCGGAAAAACCACCACGGCTGCCAAACTCGGCTATCGCCTGAGAAAACAGGGGCGGCGCGTGTTGCTCGCAGCCTGTGACTTGGTCCGTCCGGCTGCCATGCTGCAATTGCAGGTGCTTGGCGAAAAGGCGGAAGTCCCGGTCTATGTGGAGCAGGGGGCGAAAGATCCCGCCGCCGTCGCTTCGGCGGCACTGCGAAAGGCAAAGAAAGAACAGTACGATGTCCTGATCGTCGACACCAGCGGACGGATGTACCTGGATGAGGCGTTGATGGAAGAATTGGCCCGCATCAAGGATGCCGTCAAGCCGGATGAGACATTGTTCGTCGCTGACGCGATGACCGGTCAGGATGCGGTGAACATCGCCAAGGAATTCGAGGCGAAGATCGGCATCTCCGGCGTCGTGTTGACCAAGTTCGACAGCGACACCCGGGGCGGCGCGGCGATGTCGCTTCGCGCCGTGGTGGGAAAGCCGATCAAATTCATCGGTTCCGGTGAGAAGCTGGAGGATATCCAGCCGTTCTATCCGGAGCGTATGGCCAGCCGGATCCTCGGCATGGGAGATGTCGTCTCCCTGGTGGAGAAGGCGCAGGAGACGGTCAGTCAGGAAGAGGCGATGAAGCTTCAGGCGAAGATGGCGAAGAACACCTTCGACCTGCAGGATTACCTTGACCAGCTTGACTCGATGAACAAGATGGGGACGATGGAGCAGATCATCGATATGATTCCTGGTGCCAAAGGGCAGATTTCGGCGGATGACATTGACACCCGCCAGTTCGCCCAGCAGAAGGCGATCATCCGGTCGATGACCCGCATGGAACGGGAGAATTTCCGAGTCATCGGCCCGGACCGCCGCAAGCGGATCGCAAAAGGAAGCGGGACGACCGTTTCCGATGTGAACCGTCTGCTGAAACAATTCGAGAAAACGCGGCTTACCATGCATAAGTTCGCGAAAAATAAGAAATACCAAGCTGCCATGCTGAAACAGATGGGTATGATGAATAATCCACAAGAGAGGTAGGAGGAGTACAAACATGAGTACAAGCATGAGATTGACACGGATGGGAACCCAAAAGAAAGCGGAATACCGCATCGTCGTGATGGACAGCCATTCACCGACCAACAGCAGCACGTTGGACGTGATCGGCCATTATCATCCGAGGGCTGAGGAAGACAAGCAGATCGTCCTTGACGCCGAAAAGGCCAAGGCGTGGTTGCTCAAAGGCGCCCAGCCTTCCGCGACGGTGAAGACGATCCTCAACAAGAGCGGCATCCAGATCAGCAGAAAACCGGCCCAGGACTGAGTTTTCAGGAGCTCGTCGTGGAAAAAGATCTTGTTGAATTTATTGTAAAGAGTCTCGTCGATCATCCGGACCAGGTGAATGTCAACGTCGTGGAGGGGGAGAAATCCACCATCCTCGAGCTGAAAGTCGCCGATGAGGATGTCGGCAAGGTGATCGGCAAGCAAGGCCGCATCGCGAAGGCGATCAGGACAATCCTGTCCGCTTCCGCGACCAAGGGCGGCAAACGCGCCGTGCTCGAGATTCTTGACTGATGGAAACTGGGGATCTGCTTGCCACAGCCACCATTGGTGCCCCGTTTGGGATCAATGGAGAGCTGAAGGTCTATCCGAACAATGAGCGTCATGACTACCTGAAGCAATTGAAGGTGGTCACGGTGCAGTTGTCTGGTGGATCGGTCCGGCAGGTTGAGATCATCGCGTTCAGGGTGGTGGGAGGACAGCTTTTGTGCCAGTTCCGCGGGTATGAAACCCCGGAGAAGGCGCGTGAGCTGTCCCGTGCCATCCTGCTGGTTCCCAGAGATCAGGCGTATCCGTTGAAGAAAGGCGAAGTGTATGTCGCCGATCTGATCGGTTGCAACCTGGTGTATCAAGGGGAAACACTGGCCACCGTGGTCGCGACGGTGGACGGACCGCAGGCTCTGTTGCTGGAAGCCGAGGGGAAGGATGGCAAACGTCATCTGGTCCCGTACCTGCCGGTGTTCGTCGGACCGACGGACATCCAGGCGAAAACCATCCAGCTTCGCGTCGATTGGATTCTGGGATGAACATCACCGTAGTGACATTGTTTCCCGAGATGGTGGAGCCGTTCTTCACCAATTCCATCATGAAGCGCGCCGTGGAAGCGGGTTTGATCACCTACCGGGTGGTCAACTTCCGTGATTGGGCGGAAGATCGCCACAAAAGCTGTGACGATGTTCCGTTCGGCGGTGGAGCCGGGATGGTGGTGAAGTGCGGCCCGTTGGATCGGGCGCTTGGGGACTTGGACGCCCATCACAAACGGGTGGTCTTCGCCACGCCAAGCGGGAAGAAGTTCACCCAGGCGTACGCCAAGGATCTGAGCAAGGAACAGGATCTCCTGTTCATTTGCGGGCATTACGAAGGAATTGACCAACGGATCATCGACACGTGGGTCGATGACGAGATTTCCATCGGGGACTATGTGATTTCCAGCGGGGAAGTCGCAACCTTGGTGTTGATCGACGCCATCTACCGGCTGGTGGATGGGGTGATCGCTCCCGAGTCTCTCCAGGAGGAAAGCTTCTGTGGAGGACTGTTGGAATACCCCCAGTACACACGACCGGAAACCTATTGTGCAAAAGAGGTTCCTGCGGTATTATTGAGCGGTCATCACGCCAACATTTGCCAGTGGCGTGTGATGCAACGACTGGAGAAAACGAAAAAAAATCGGCCGGAATTACTTGAGACGGCGGCACTTGATGTAGACTCCAGATCCACGTTGAATGATTTGTTTGGATATAGTGCGAAAGGGACAAACGAAGATGGACGAAGTGAAGGAAGAAGTGAAGACTGAACAAGTCAATCCTCAGGAAGTGAAAGCTGAGGACGTGAAAGCGGAAGCGCCGAAGGCGGAAGAGAAGCAGGAACCGGTAGCGGCGAAAGCCGCGGCACCGAAGAAAGCCGCCGTGCCGAAAGACGTCATCAAGGCGATCGAATCGGAACAGATCAAGGAAAATGCCGAGAACTTCAGCGTAGGTGATACGGTGAAGGTTTATTTCAAGATCATTGAAGGTGCCACGGAGCGTGTCCAGGTGTTCGAAGGCCTGGTCATCTGCAAGAAGAACAGCGGACTGCGCAAATCGTTCACCGTACGGAAGAACTCCTATGGTGTCGGTGTGGAACGTATCTTCCCGATGCATTCCCCGCGTATCGAGAAGGTCGAGATTGTGCGCCATGGCCGTGTCAGAAGAGCCAAGCTGTACTACGTGCGCGGCAAGGTCGGCAAGAGCGCCAAGATCAAGGAACTGTTCGTCAAGAAAGAGGCCTGATGTTCGATATCAACAATCCCCGTGGGCCTTGGTCCAATGGGGATTGTTTTGTATCGGAAGGAGGAAGGGATGGAAGCGAATCGGAGCGGAAAGGGAAAACGAGGGAAAAAGGGGAAGCCTGATTCCCACAAGGAAAACCACCGCACGCCCAGCGCGCGGGAGTTGCTCCTGCCCAAGAAACATCCGGTACGCCACAGTAATCTTCCCATCCCTGAACCCCGAATGATCAAGGAACCGCTTCCTGTCTGTCCTCTTTGCGGCAAACAGGTGGAGAACATCGCAGAGGCGATCACTGCTCCGGATGGATCGTACTGCCACTTCGACTGTGTCATCACGCAGTTGACCGAGCAGGAAAAGCCGAAAGAAAACCAGATGATCAGCTACGTGGGCAGCGGTAACTTCGCCGTCGTGGAGAAGGGTACCGACGGAAAATTCACCATCGTCAAGAAGTTCGAATACGAGAAGCGTGAAGCGTTCGACGCAATGAAAAAGTATGTGGAGGCATCAAAAATCGGATGAGTGACAACCATATCGCCATGCTTCCCGGATCGTTTGATCCCCCAACGTACGGACACATTGACATTATCGAGCGGAGCGCCGCGTTGTATGACAAGCTGTACGTCGTCGTGGCGGACAACATTGAGAAGAAATACCTGTTCACTGCGGAAGAGCGGAAAGCGATGCTGGAAGAGATTCTTGCAGGATACCCGAACGTCCAGGTGGAGACGTACCGCGGCCTGGTGGTGGAGTTCGCCCGAAGCCATCAGATCGGTGTGATGATCCGTGGAGTGCGTGCCTTGGTCGATTTCGGATATGAGTTTGAGCTGGCCATGACCAACAAGCAGATCAACCCGGATCTGGAAGTGTTGTTCATGCCGACCAGCCCCAAATACTTTCTTCTGCGTTCCTCCGGCATCAAGGAGATGGCCAGCTTCGGCGCGGATGTCTCCAAACTGGTGCCCAAAGTAGTGGCGCAACAGCTGAAGAAGCGGATAAAGGTGATTGGAAATGAGTGAAGAAGAGATTTTGGACAAGATCCGCCCGATCATCGCCGAGAAGCTGTCGATTCCTGCCGATAAGATCACGATGGACGCGTCGTTCATCAAGGATCTCGGGGCGGACAGCCTGACGGCCTTCGAGATGATCTGGGCGATCGAGGACGCCATCGGCGTCGAAGTTCCCGATGAAACATTGATGGACATCCACACGGTGCATGACGCCGTTCGTGAGATTTCCCGGCAGTTGGCATAGTTGTTGACTCACCGTGCCAAAACCGTTATTCTAGTGTAGTTTCCTAATTCAAGAGAGGTACATATCATGGCAACACCCAAATATAAGACGTCGAAATCCAAAGCAGCCAGCCGCAAGGCGGCCAACATGAAACTTGCCAGCCCGACGCTGACCAAATGCAGCACCTGCGGGAACCTGATCCTTCCTCATCGCGTATGCCCGAAGTGCGGGTTCTATCGTGGTGTGCAGGTGATCGAGCAGAGCGAGAAATAAGAGGAGTTTGGTGCATGACTACGATGACAAAAGACGAACTGTTCAAGAAGGTACAGGCTTTGATTGCCGAGAAGTTTGATCTGGATCCGTCCAAAGTAACGATGGAATCCAATTTCCGCAAGGATTTTGAGGCGGACAGTCTTGATACCTATGAATTGGTCTATGCGATCGAGCAGGACTTCGGCGTGACGATTCCTGACGAGAAGGCCAATGAGTTTGAGACGGTGAAGGATGCCGTCGATTATCTCGAAACCCAAATCGCGTAACATGTCAGATTTTGACGCGCAAGCTCCCGTTGTCTCCGATACGAGAAAATGGGAGCTTTTGAATTTTAAGAAGGAATCAGGGATTCCCATTGAGGATCTCAGCCTGTTGAACCTTGCCTTCACCCATCGGTCCTACGCAAATGAGACGACGGATGAGATCGGCAACAACGAACGGCTGGAGTTTCTTGGCGACAGCATCCTTGGCATGGTGGTGGCCGATTGGCTTTTCCGTAACATGCCGAAGAAACACGAGGGCGATTTCTCGAAGATCAAGAGCATCGCCGTCAGTGAGGACAGTCTGGATGTCGTCGCGAAGAAACTGCATCTTGGCACCTACCTTTTGATGGGCAAGGGGGAAGAGCGCTCCGGAGGAAGGGAGAAGAAGGCGTTGCTCGCCGATTGTGTCGAGGCGCTGTTCGCCGCCTGCTATCTGGACCAGGGTTTCATCCCCACCAGGGATTTCATCCTCTCCTGCATGGTGCCCCAGATTGAGGACGTGGTGCGCAACAACTACCACCACGATTTCAAGACCAGCCTGCAGGAGTACTGCCAGCATCGCTACAAGAAGACGCCGGTGTACACGTTGGTGGACAAGAAAGGTCCGGAGCACGATTTCACCTTTTTTGTGACGGTCAACGTCCACGGACAGGTATTCGGTCCGGCCCAGGGTTCGACGAAGAAACAGGCGGAGCAGAACGCGGCGAAACTGGCTTACGATGGCTTGGATGTCGCTTCGTTCGAAGCTTCCAAGTGAGCTGACGCCAGAGCGATGAGCCGATCCCGCTCGTTCTGGGCGGGATCTTCCATCACACAGGAAAGCAGATATTCCAGCATCTCTTTGACACCAGGCCCTTTGGGAACACCAAGGGCCATCACGTCGTTGCCGTTGATCTTCAGGTCTTTCAGTGAGAGTGCGTCCCCTTGTTCCAGAATGGATTGGATTCGTTGTTCCAGGCTCTGGATGGAACGGTAGGCGGCAAGCTGGATCGTCTGGTTTTCCGCTTCCCCCTGGTCGGTCATCGTGGCGATGACGTCACAGATACGGAGACGGAACAGGTCGTCAAGGTGGTCTTTGCCCACCCGGACGATGAAGCGCCGGACGGCAGCGTCACTCCACTCGGGAGTGTAGGTGAACATGTGCTGGGAAACCAGGTGGGAGACGGTATCCACCTCTTCGTTGGATGCTTTGAGGTTTCTCAGAATGGTACGGGTGATCTCGGCGCCGACCAGATCATGACGGTGATAGGTATTGCCGTCCGGATGGTATTCCACCGTCCTGCATTTGCCGATGTCGTGCAGCAGCGCCGCTTCCCGGACATACTGGCTGTAGCCATGGTCCGCGGCGATCTGGCAGGTATGGATGCAATGTGCAAGCACGGTGTCGTGGTGCTGTCCGTTCTGCTGGATGCCCCGCCCATTTGCCAGGTCAGGAAGCAGGACATCCAGGACACCGCTCTGGTCGGCCAGGGCAAGCCCTTTGGCGGGGTGAGGGCTGCATAGCATCTTGGTCAATTCGTCATGGATCCGTTCCTCTGAGACGTGGGAGAGGTTTTCCTTCAGTTCCCCCATCGCCTTGAAGGTTTCCGGCTCAATGGTGAAATCAAGTTTCGCCGCGAAGCGAAGGGCGCGAAGGATTCTCAAGGCGTCTTCCTGGAACCGTTTGCGCGGTTCCCCGATGGCCCTGATCACCCCGTCCTTCAGGTCTTCCCTGCCATGGTACAGGTCGATGATCTGGCCGCTGATGCAGTCCGCGGCAAACGCGTTGATGGTGAAGTCCCTGCGGGAGAGGTCTTCGGCAAGATCCGGGACGAACGTGACGGAGGAGGGGTGGCGCATATCCAGGTAGGCGCCTTCCGTCCGGAACGTGGTCACCTCGTACTTCTGGCCATGGAACAACACGGTGACCGTGCCATGTTCGATTCCGGTGGGGATCACCCGGCGGAACAGGCGCTGCACCTCCTGGGGTATTGCGTCGGTGGTGAAATCATAATCATGGTTTGGCACGCCAAGAAGCGCGTCGCGGATCGAACCTCCGACGACGTACAGATGGTGTCCGTGTTCCTGGAACACCTTTCCGAATTCCTTGACTTCTTCAGGTAACGGAAACGATTTCATACCCGCTATCCTAGCAGATTGGGCGCCGTTTGTCCCCTATGCAAGAAAGGCCGTTTATTGTATATTG is a genomic window containing:
- the coaD gene encoding pantetheine-phosphate adenylyltransferase, with product MSDNHIAMLPGSFDPPTYGHIDIIERSAALYDKLYVVVADNIEKKYLFTAEERKAMLEEILAGYPNVQVETYRGLVVEFARSHQIGVMIRGVRALVDFGYEFELAMTNKQINPDLEVLFMPTSPKYFLLRSSGIKEMASFGADVSKLVPKVVAQQLKKRIKVIGNE
- the acpP gene encoding acyl carrier protein, yielding MSEEEILDKIRPIIAEKLSIPADKITMDASFIKDLGADSLTAFEMIWAIEDAIGVEVPDETLMDIHTVHDAVREISRQLA
- the rpmF gene encoding 50S ribosomal protein L32 — protein: MATPKYKTSKSKAASRKAANMKLASPTLTKCSTCGNLILPHRVCPKCGFYRGVQVIEQSEK
- the acpP gene encoding acyl carrier protein: MTKDELFKKVQALIAEKFDLDPSKVTMESNFRKDFEADSLDTYELVYAIEQDFGVTIPDEKANEFETVKDAVDYLETQIA
- the rnc gene encoding ribonuclease III; translated protein: MNFKKESGIPIEDLSLLNLAFTHRSYANETTDEIGNNERLEFLGDSILGMVVADWLFRNMPKKHEGDFSKIKSIAVSEDSLDVVAKKLHLGTYLLMGKGEERSGGREKKALLADCVEALFAACYLDQGFIPTRDFILSCMVPQIEDVVRNNYHHDFKTSLQEYCQHRYKKTPVYTLVDKKGPEHDFTFFVTVNVHGQVFGPAQGSTKKQAEQNAAKLAYDGLDVASFEASK
- a CDS encoding HDIG domain-containing protein; the encoded protein is MKSFPLPEEVKEFGKVFQEHGHHLYVVGGSIRDALLGVPNHDYDFTTDAIPQEVQRLFRRVIPTGIEHGTVTVLFHGQKYEVTTFRTEGAYLDMRHPSSVTFVPDLAEDLSRRDFTINAFAADCISGQIIDLYHGREDLKDGVIRAIGEPRKRFQEDALRILRALRFAAKLDFTIEPETFKAMGELKENLSHVSEERIHDELTKMLCSPHPAKGLALADQSGVLDVLLPDLANGRGIQQNGQHHDTVLAHCIHTCQIAADHGYSQYVREAALLHDIGKCRTVEYHPDGNTYHRHDLVGAEITRTILRNLKASNEEVDTVSHLVSQHMFTYTPEWSDAAVRRFIVRVGKDHLDDLFRLRICDVIATMTDQGEAENQTIQLAAYRSIQSLEQRIQSILEQGDALSLKDLKINGNDVMALGVPKGPGVKEMLEYLLSCVMEDPAQNERDRLIALASAHLEASNEATSKPS